Below is a window of Streptomyces qaidamensis DNA.
GGAGATCGCCTACTTCACCTCGCGCGGCATCGGCGTCGCCGAGGTCAACTACGGCGGCTCCACGGGCTACGGCCGCCCGTACCGGGAGCGGCTGCGCGAGCAGTGGGGCGTGGTGGACGTCGAGGACTGCGCCGCGGTCGCCCTGGCCCTCGCCGCCGAGGGCACCGCCGACCCCGGCCGGCTCGCCGTCCGGGGCGGCAGCGCGGGCGGCTGGACCGCGGCAGCCTCACTCACCACGACCGACGTCTACGCCTGCGGCACCATCAAGTACCCGATCCTGGATCTGGCCGGGTGGGGCACGGGGGAGACCCACGACTTCGAGTCGCAGTACCTGGAGGGCCTGATCGGGCCGCTCGCCGAGGTGCCCGCCCGGTACGCGGAACGCTCGCCCGCCGCCCACGCCGACCGCCTCGCCGTACCGTTCCTGCTGCTCCAGGGCCTGGACGACGTGATCTGCCCGCCCGTCCAGTGCGAGCGGTTCCTGGCCCGGCTGGAGGGCCGGAAGGTGCCGCACGCGTATCTCGCCTTCGAGGGGGAGGGTCACGGATTCCGGAAGGCGGAGACCATGGTGCGCGCCCTGGAGGCCGAACTCTCCCTCTACGCCCAGGTGTTCCGCCTGGACCCGTCCGGCGTCCCCACTCTGGAGCTCAGCAAGTGAACCAGCTCGTCCGACCGCCCCGGCTCGCCCCGGGCGCCCGCGTCGCCGTCGTCGCGCCCAGCGGGCCCGTGCCCGAGGAACGCCTCCAGGCCGGGCTCGACATCCTGCGCGGCTGGGACCTCGACCCCGTCGTGGCATCCCATGTGCTCGGGCGCCACGGAGAGCTGGACTACCTGGCCGGGGCGGACGACGAGCGTGCCGCCGACCTCCAGAGCGCCTGGTGCGATCCGTCCGTCGCGGCCGTGCTGTGCGCCCGGGGCGGGTACGGGGCGCAGCGCATGGTCGACCTGCTCGACTGGGCGGCGATGCGGGCGGCGGGCCCGAAGGTGTTCGCCGGGTTCAGCGACGTCACCGTCCTGCACCAGGCCTTCGCCACCCGCCTGGGCCTGGTCACCCTGTACGGACCCGCCGCCGCCGGCGTCGACTTCCTCAAGAACGCCCGGGCTCAGGACCATCTGCGGGCCACCCTCTTCGAGCCGGAGTCCGTACGGTCCCTGACGGCCGTGCCCCCGGGCGGCACCGCACTGGTTCCGGGCCGCGCCCGGGGCGTCACCCTGGGCGGGTGCCTGAGCCTGCTCGCGAGCGACCTCGGCACCCCGCACGCCCACCCCGGGGCGCGGGGCGGGCTGTTGCTGGTGGAGGACGTCGGCGAGAGCCCGTACCGCGTGGATCGGTATCTGACCCAACTCCTGCGCACCGGCTGGCTCGACGGGGTCGCCGGGATCGTGCTCGGCTCCTGGGCGGCGTGCGGCCCTCGCGAGGGGCTGCGCGCGGTCTTCGCCGACCGGCTCGGCGGCCTGGGCGTGCCGGTCGTGGAGGAGTTCGGGTTCGGGCACGGCGAGGGTGCGCTGACCATGCCCCTCGGGGTCGGGGCCGAACTGGACGCGAGCACGGGCACGTTGACGCTGGACGAACCGGCCCTCAGCTGAGTGGTCCGGTACTGAAATCCCGTCAAGAAACCCTCGTTTCGGTGATTGACGGCTTCTGACACGTGTCACACCATGACAACCGGCCAGTACCTACTGGTCGGTATCGGGTTGCCCTCACCGTGGAGGTCCGAGTGTCCCGACGCGTGCCCAGATTCCGCGCCCTCCTCGCCCTCGCCCTGGGCGCCGCCCTGGCCGTGCCCCTCGCCCCACCCGCGCCCGCCGCCGACGCCTACACCCTCACGCCCCTGAAGTTCACCGTCCGGGCCGGCGGCCGGACCTGCACCGTCGACGCCGACCTGTACCGCCCCGCGGGCGTGGACCGCGACCACCCGGCACCCGCCGTGCTCGGCACGAACGGCTTCGGCGGCAGCAAGTCGGACGGTTCCACGGACACCATGGGCAAGGCCTTCGCGCAGCGCGGCTACGTCTCGCTCGTCTACTCCGGGCTCGGATTCGGCCGCAGCGGCTGCCTCGTCTCCCTGGACGACCCGGACATCGACGGCGCGGCTGCCTCGCAGCTCGTCGACTTCCTCGGCGGCAAACGCGCCGCCGACGACGGCACCACCGCCGACTTCGTCACGCGGGACGCCCCGGGGGACCCCCGGGTGGGCATGATCGGCGGATCCTACGGCGGCGCCGTGCAACTGGCCACGGCCGCCGTCGACCACCGCCTCGACGCGCTCGTCCCGATGATCACCTGGAACGACCTGGCCTACTCGCTCGCCCCCAACAACGCCGCCAGCGGCACGGGCGTCCCCGGGGCCTTCAAATGGCAGTGGACGAACGGCTTCTACCTCATCGGCGAGGGCCAGCCGCTGCTGGAGCCGAGTCTCGACCCGTCCCGCATCAACTCCCTGGCCTGCCTGCACTTCGTCACCGAGGCCTGCCGGACCGTCCACACCCTCAACTCCGGCAGCTACCCGGCGGACCGCACCGCCGAGCTGCTCGCCTTCGCGCACCGGGTCTCCCCGGCGTCGTACCTCCACCGTGTGCGCACGCCCACCCTGCTGGTCCAGGGGCAGGCCGACACCCTGTTCAACCTCAACGAGGCCACGGCCACGTACCGGACACTCAAGGCCCAGGGCACGCCCGTCAAGATGATCTGGCAGTCCTGGGGACACAGCGGCGGACTGAACGGCCCGGCCGCCGGTGAACTCGACCTGTCGAAGGGCAACCTCGAGACCAGCTACGTCGGCCGGCGCGTCCTCGCCTGGTTCGACCGCCATCTGCGGGGGCGGACCCACGTCGACACCGGACCGGCCTTCGCCTACTACCGCGACTGGATCACCGACCCCGACCGCACCTACGCCACCGCGAGCCGTCTCCCCGCCACCGGCCGCACCCTGTACCTCTCCGGCGACGGCAGACTCGTCGACCGGCGCGGCGAGGTCGCCGCCGGCAGCCGCCGCTACACCAACTGGCTGACGCCCACGAGCCATTCGGAGAGCTCGCTGTCCGGCCTCATCGGCCTGCCGGACACGCCGCCGCGCGACACCAAGGGCACCTACCTCGACTGGACGAGCGAGCCGCTGGAGCGCCCCCTCGATGTCGTCGGCACACCCCGGGCCACGCTCAAGGTGGTCTCCCCGAAGGCCGAGCGCACCCAGCACTCCGCCGACGCGGCCGACAAGCTCGTCCTGTTCGCCAAGCTCTACGACGTCGCACCCGACGGCACCCGCACCCTGGTGCGCCGCCTGGTCGCGCCGGTACGCGTCCCGGACGTCACCAAGAGCTTCACCGTCACCCTGCCCGGCATCGTGCACCGGTACCAGGCCGGGCACCGGCTGCGGTTCGTGATCGCCGCGAGCGACGACGCGTACTTCGGCAACCGGGGAATCAAGCCCGTGACCGTGATCAGCGGGCCGCGGAACACCGGGGAACTCCGGCTGCCGGTCGCCGGCTCCTGACGCCCCGACTGGGGAGGAACAGCCGGCGCGGTTACTGTGGCGGGGTGCCGCACCACGCATCCCGCCACCTCGCCGAAGGCCCCCGGGTGGGCATACGCCACTTCACCTACGAGGACGGCGCCGAGTTCACCGCCCGCGCCCGGGAGAGCAAGGACCTGCACCACCCGTGGCTCTTCCCGCCCACCACGACGCAGGCCTACACCGCCTACGCGGGCCGCCTGATCGAGGACCGGGCCAAGACCGGGTTCCTGGTCTGTGAGAAGAGCGACGGGGCCATCGGCGGGTTCATCAACATCAACAACATCGTCGAGGGCGGCTTCCAGTCCGGGGCGCTGGGCTACGGCGCCTTCGCGCACGCCGCCGGGCGCGGGCTGATGCGCGAAGGGCTGGACCTCGTCGTGCGGTACGCGCTCGGCCCGATGCGGCTGCACCGGCTGGAGATCAACGTCCAGCCGGGCAACGCCGCGTCGATCGCCCTGGCCCGCCGCTGCGGGTTCCGCCTGGAGGGCTTCTCGCCGAAGATGCTCTTCGTCGACGGGGCCTGGCGCGATCACCAACGCTGGGCGATCACCACCGAGATGATCACCCCGCCGAGCCGGCACTGAGCCCCGGCGAAGACCTCTACGCCTGGCGGTCCACGTACTCGTAGACCGACCCGTCCGGATGCAGGACGATCAGGTTGCGGCCCGCCGGTGAGGCGATCGGGCCCGCCACGATGTGCGCCCCCAGTTCCGTCAGCACCTTGTGGGTCTCCTCGACATCCGTCACCGCGATGGTCGCGGCGACCTTGCGCAGCACCTCCAGTTCGGCTGGGGGGCCGCTCATCAGCAGGAAGCAGCCGATCGCCGCCACCTGGACACCTCCCCGCTCGAAGCGCTGGGCTCTGCCGCCCGCCAGCCGCTCGTAGAAGGGGATCGCGGTCTCGAGGTCGTCGACGCAGACGCGCAGTGTGGCACCCAGAATCTCCATGCGGCGAAGCCTAGTTACGCGCAGGGGGGCGAGGGTACCCGGCCGGGCATGAAGCCGTTGGATCACCTGGAGCATCTGGACAAGCACCTGGTCGACGAGCTGGCACAGGTGGCGCGGGAGACCGTACGGGACGAACTGCGCGAGCAGGCGAGGGGGCAGCGCCGCAAGGCCGCCCTGTACGCCGCGTCGGGCGCGCTCGCCCTGTACGCGGGCGCGGCCCTCGCGCTCGCCGTGGGGCTGGCCCTCGCCCTCGGCCTGCCCGACTGGGCCGCCGCACTCATCACCGCAGCGATCCTGGGAGCCCTGGCCTACGTGTTGCGCGGCATGGCCCGGCCGTCCCGCCCGGGAGCGGACCACGCGGCCGGCACGGCGCGGGGCGGGGACAGTGCCCGGCAGACCGCCGCCGGG
It encodes the following:
- a CDS encoding S66 peptidase family protein, with the protein product MNQLVRPPRLAPGARVAVVAPSGPVPEERLQAGLDILRGWDLDPVVASHVLGRHGELDYLAGADDERAADLQSAWCDPSVAAVLCARGGYGAQRMVDLLDWAAMRAAGPKVFAGFSDVTVLHQAFATRLGLVTLYGPAAAGVDFLKNARAQDHLRATLFEPESVRSLTAVPPGGTALVPGRARGVTLGGCLSLLASDLGTPHAHPGARGGLLLVEDVGESPYRVDRYLTQLLRTGWLDGVAGIVLGSWAACGPREGLRAVFADRLGGLGVPVVEEFGFGHGEGALTMPLGVGAELDASTGTLTLDEPALS
- a CDS encoding CocE/NonD family hydrolase codes for the protein MEVRVSRRVPRFRALLALALGAALAVPLAPPAPAADAYTLTPLKFTVRAGGRTCTVDADLYRPAGVDRDHPAPAVLGTNGFGGSKSDGSTDTMGKAFAQRGYVSLVYSGLGFGRSGCLVSLDDPDIDGAAASQLVDFLGGKRAADDGTTADFVTRDAPGDPRVGMIGGSYGGAVQLATAAVDHRLDALVPMITWNDLAYSLAPNNAASGTGVPGAFKWQWTNGFYLIGEGQPLLEPSLDPSRINSLACLHFVTEACRTVHTLNSGSYPADRTAELLAFAHRVSPASYLHRVRTPTLLVQGQADTLFNLNEATATYRTLKAQGTPVKMIWQSWGHSGGLNGPAAGELDLSKGNLETSYVGRRVLAWFDRHLRGRTHVDTGPAFAYYRDWITDPDRTYATASRLPATGRTLYLSGDGRLVDRRGEVAAGSRRYTNWLTPTSHSESSLSGLIGLPDTPPRDTKGTYLDWTSEPLERPLDVVGTPRATLKVVSPKAERTQHSADAADKLVLFAKLYDVAPDGTRTLVRRLVAPVRVPDVTKSFTVTLPGIVHRYQAGHRLRFVIAASDDAYFGNRGIKPVTVISGPRNTGELRLPVAGS
- a CDS encoding GNAT family N-acetyltransferase → MPHHASRHLAEGPRVGIRHFTYEDGAEFTARARESKDLHHPWLFPPTTTQAYTAYAGRLIEDRAKTGFLVCEKSDGAIGGFININNIVEGGFQSGALGYGAFAHAAGRGLMREGLDLVVRYALGPMRLHRLEINVQPGNAASIALARRCGFRLEGFSPKMLFVDGAWRDHQRWAITTEMITPPSRH
- a CDS encoding VOC family protein; the encoded protein is MEILGATLRVCVDDLETAIPFYERLAGGRAQRFERGGVQVAAIGCFLLMSGPPAELEVLRKVAATIAVTDVEETHKVLTELGAHIVAGPIASPAGRNLIVLHPDGSVYEYVDRQA
- a CDS encoding phage holin family protein, whose amino-acid sequence is MKPLDHLEHLDKHLVDELAQVARETVRDELREQARGQRRKAALYAASGALALYAGAALALAVGLALALGLPDWAAALITAAILGALAYVLRGMARPSRPGADHAAGTARGGDSARQTAAGAVGGMPYPPAPPAPPAGTAAPGPVPPRPSETPDVPHRGA